TGTATGTAGCTTCGCTCCAGGACGGCGACACATATACCGATGCTTTCTCCGACCTTGCCGGATTCACCACTACAAGACTGAATTACATGCAGGTGCTCGGATCGATCCTTGAGCATTGCGCCAATGTGGAGGAAGCAAAACAAATGCTGACCGAATCCCAGGTTATAATGCCATTCATGGGCGTGCACTTCCTTATCTGCGACGATTCTGGAGCTGCAACAATTGCAGAATACGATAATGAATCCCATGAATTGATCTTTACGGATTACCAGGATACTGCAGTACCGCTTACCAATTATGCAGTTTATCTCAAGCCCGATATCAGTCAATATCCGCCTGAAAATCCTAATAATGCACACGACGATTACCTGAGAAGTGCAAAGCTTCACGATTATATCTCGGATCATGAAGAGGCATTTACGACGGACGATGCATGGGATGCAATGGAGATGGTCGAAGCAAATGCCGATCTCAGTCCGGAAGAAATACTGGCAGGAGAGAATGAAACGGATCGCCTGCTGTGGACTGTTGTAACGGACCTAACCGGCAGATCGATGACTGTCAAATTCTTCTTAAAAGACGGCCCGATCAACAACGAGACATACAGGACTCACGATCTCGTTCTTTCCGAGCCTTTTACGTTTAAACTGGAGCGGTAAACCCACCCTTTTTTTTATCCTAGCTAAAGGGTATAAGCCCCTCACGGGGCAACCCGGACGCAAATTTCTGCGAAATTTGCTTAATCGAGATAGCCCGGCCTGGACGCTACCCTCCGGGTAGCCTCGGCCGGGAGGAAACAAAATTCAATATCAAATATTTGATCTTTTAATATTGCATCGAAAAAAAAGTCAGGAGCCGGAGGGACGCTTGTCCGTCCCGGAGGCGACCTATCGCGACGAGGGGGAGGGTTAAAGGGAGGGGGAAACTTCCCCCTCTCCCTTTAGAATATTGCTAAAAACCTACCCGAAATCCCTGAACTTCCTCTCGGGAAGGACAATCTTCTTGAAGACAGACTCAAAGTAGCTGTTCGTCATTCCGGCGATATAATCGCGGACAATTTCCGGGGGCTTCAGGCTCTCGATATAGCTTCTCTGGAATGCTTCTGAATCTATTAGGTCACTATATATCAAAGACGATCTGTTCTCCGATTCCAGGTCGGAGAGATAATATTCGAACACCGTATCAAACATCAGTTTGAGCTTGTAGTCCTGTTCGTGAAGACGGGGGTTCTCGTAAATCTTCCTGTAATTGTACTCTTTCAGCTCCAATACAAGAGAATAGACATCATCCGAAAACGCGATGCAGTCCGAATCAATGCTCGTCTCGATAATATCCCTGCAGAAAGAATCGATTACGAGGCCGTTGATATCCCTGTACGAGGCATTTTCTTTCATCAACTTCCTGAGATCTCCCGGAAGATCGTCGAGACTTTCATCGATAAGTCCAACCTCAATTGCGTCCTGCAGGTCCCGCCCTAGATATGCGATCGTATCGGCGAACCTGACGAGGCAGCCTTCGAATGTCGCAGGCGAAGGATCGGACCCTGCCTCGGCGCCCGCCAGTTTTTTATCGAAATGCTTCCAGGAAAAATCCCGTTCAGGAGTAATACAGCAGTCCGTCACCTCCCCGTTGTGGCATAGCACCGAATCAAGGACCTGGAGAGTCAGGTCGCATTCCTCGAGTTTATCGAGAAACCTTACGCTCTGGNNNNNNNNNNNNNNNNNNNNNNNNNNNNNNNNNNNNNNNNNNNNNNNNNNNNNNNNNNNNNNNNNNNNNNNNNNNNNNNNNNNNNNNNNNAAGCTTCGATTAAATCTTCGTTATAGCCCAGCGCCCGTCCGATCGTTCTCGCGATCTTCGAGACGAGCTGGACATGAATCGAGCGGTGGGTGATATGCTCGTTATCGATAAAATAGAAGACCTGCGTCTTGTCGATATATCTCGAATAGGCCTTCGAGTGGATGATCCGGTCGATATCGCGGAAGAAAGGAGGACGAAGCCACGGATCTTCGGGCTTTGAATTCTTTCTCCTAACCGCCTCGCTGTTCAGGCACGCACCTTTCGAATAACTGCTACCGACCGAAGCACTCCGCTCCTTTATCCTGTCGATCGTCTCTTTGCTGAGCTGCACAATGATCATTTTCGTCTGTATTGTTAAAAAAGGATGTTTGGTTTATTCACAAAACCGGTACCCTATTGAATGCTATCAGGCATTATAATCCAACAACTGAGAGATCTATGTTGTAAATCACTACAAAAATCCGATAAAATATTAAGAGCGACCATCTGATATCGGCTATAAAAAAATGAAATTTGTGTTATGATATTTTAATGTCCCTGAAGTTCAGCGATACAATCTCTCCTGTATGTGCATCGATAATAGCAGTAGTTGTCTTTCGCGAATCTTCTTTCCGCATCTCAGAGTCGCTGAAGGTTATGTACCAGATCAGCCTGATTGGGTCCGGCTGATCGGCATAAACCAGTTCGTCCTGGTCGTACCAGTTGAGAGAATTTTCGTGGCCGTTTAAGATCCTGTATTGTATATTCAGGTCTTCACCCGGATAGCTTTCCTTCAGTTTTGTCTCCAAAAGCCTTTTTGCTTCATTTTCTGAAATCGTCGGTACGGGTGAAAGGGTGGTGAGATTCTTCATCAGTCCGGGATCTTTTAACTCGTCCCTGTATCTCCTGACAACGTCCTCGATAAGATCGTATTGAACGTATATCTGGTCATTTAAGTACTGGACACCGCCGTAGGTATTAAAAAGAACTATATATGCAAGGCCCATGCCACTGCTTGAATCGACATCGATTTTGCAGATATAGAAATCATTCTCCTTTTCTTCAATGAAATCATTCCCTTTCGCATTTCTTACAAATTCCAGCACCTTATCTTCAGCTTCTTCAATTGAGACCGTCCTGATCTCTTCTTTTAAAGGCTTGTACCATGATTCTCTTCCATAAAAAACAACGTCCCCGGATCCCGGATCGACTTTGACTGCAACGATATTGTTATGTATGTTTTGTTCAAGTCCTTTCCATCTTATTTTCTGGATCTCCATGTATTTTTCCGATGTGTCGTCCACGTTGGCGAAGACAATTCCCGGGGGACCATAAGTTGATGATTCGTGATCCTGCCAGTACCCTTCAAGTTCCGATCTTTCCACATTGGGAAATAACCTTACAATTTCATCCTTCGCGTCTTCAATCAGCCCGGACTTTGTCTGCTCGTCGTAATCCGGATAATAATCTCTCCACGAGACTGCCGCCTGTGTGCTTTCCGGTTGAACCTGCTGTGTTGTTTGAGCCGTTACCAGATCTGCCGGTGAAACCTGGTTGTTCTCCGGCTGATCTGATTCAAGAAATGTACAGCCTGAAGCAAGGATTGTAAAAATTAAACATATTGTCATCACAAAAACCAAAATTGCCGTTTGTTCTTTTTTCATAAAATCACCCTGCTGCAAAACCGTGAAAAGAACCGTAGGTCTCTTTTAATAATTATTACTTTTAATCCCACACGTGATCTTTTTTTAATCACCTGATAAGGGATTTATGTGGGAAAAGTCGTTTTTTTATTTTGCGGCTTCATTCCGGTCTCACCTCAGATCCGTCCTCATTCTGATATATGCTATCCGTTTCCCGGACAAAGTGCGAGCCGATTTGAGTTTTCAAAAAAATGTTTATGGATTAAAATTATATGTCGATTATTTCGCCAGTATGCGCATCAATAATTCCGTAATGCATTCTCCCGTTAGGAGTAATATAAGGAAGCTCCCAGATTATTTTCAACGGATTTGTTACGTAACCGTCTTCAATGTCCATATAATAAGGCTCATCCAGCCACTGAAGATTGGGATAATAATAGTACTGGTAACGCTGGCAGTATTCGATATCCACTTCACTTCCCCCGTTATTCTCTTTCAGGCGTTCTTCAAGTATCTCCTTTGCCTCGCCGATTGTTATATGCGGTTCCGGCGACAGTGTAGTAATCTGCGATAGTGCGTCAGGATCCCTCCTGGTATCAAAGTAATTGTTGACAGTATCAAGCCTCATATCATAATTTACGCTGCTGTGATCTTCAAAGTAGACTACACCTTTGTAGGTTGTGCAGATATCCAGGTCAAGGAACAGGTCATCGTCATAATCCCGCCTGGCAATATAGAACTCATCCTTATGCTCTTCATAATATTCTTCGCCGACCATCTTTTTGTAGAACTTGAGTGCATGCTCTTCAGCCTCATCGACAGATATGATCGCTTCATCGTCCCCATCCATCCCGAACCCGTCCGGTCCGTAACGTCCGATCGTTTTCCTTTCGGGATCATATATGACATTGACAGTTCTCGGATCATTCTGGTCGTAATACTTGTAGATTGCTCTTCTTTCCTCCACTTTTGAGAGGTCTAGTACATCTGAAAAGACAATCGCGGGCACGATATACCCGCTACAATATAGTCGTCCCCATGAAACGTTGTCAAGAGTATTCTCATCCAGTTCCGGGAAAAGTCTTATAATTTCCTGCTTTGCCTCGTCTACAAGCAATTCTTTCTCTTCCTCGCTGTAAGGAGGGACCGGATTCTCTTCCTGAGGCCAGGGCACTTTTATCGTGGAATTTTCCGACGAAAAAGTTACGAAAGGATATTGTTCTCCTGTAGATTGAACAGTTGACGTTTCCGAAACCCCCACCTCATTGGAACCGGGAGTGTATCCCGATACCGTTACGACAGTGAACATGAATATAAATAAAATGACGAATTTAATTTTCTCTGATTTTTTCATTATATTTCCTCAACATCCTGGTTGAAACATTTCAGGCTAGTGTCTGGCTTAATAATATATGCATTTTCTATGGCAGATTTCGAATTATAAACGACCAGACAAATGTAAAAGGATAACGGATCTCAAAAGTAAATACATCGAATTTCGATAACGGTTTTCAAAGGCCTTCAACAATAGGATTTTCAAACAAAAAAAATTAGTAATATTTATTGTGTTTTTTCTTTGTCATCCGGAAGTTCACATCACCTTAAAATAATCCATACCGGCGTATGCATTTTTCTTCCGGTCTCACCTCAAATCCGTCCTCATAAATCTGACATATGCTATCCCAAAAAATACCACGGGATATGCGATAAGGAAGAGGATATAGCCCCAGATTGAAGCGAGTGTTTCTCCCACTGGAGGCAGTCCCTTTTCAAATTCTTCTCTCCATGAGCCGCTAGAATCCCTGCAGTGCTGGGGCCATGTCAGAACCTTGGATAACTCCCAATAATCCATCCTAATAGAAATATATTCTACAAACTGCATTAACTCATCTTTATTTTTATTATAATCCACGGACATCTGGTACAATTCGTTATTATCGAGGCTGTCAATGTATTGATATTCAGTAGAAGGGTCAGGTCCCATAATAAATTCTGTTGCGTAACTTCCGGCCGTATAAATCACACTTGTGATGAATAGCAATGCCAACAGTGAAAAAACGAGTGACATCCCGCTTGTCTTGGAAAACGTGGATATCATTAGTGACATAATGAATATTCCAGAGAGGAAGAGAACAGTAAACAGCCAAAACATGAATATATAGCTCATTTCGGTAATCCCGGGAACGATTGAATGGACAAGAAGTACTGCAAATGCCAGAACAAAGACAATGCTTGTCGTAATTGCCAGCACAATTATTCCGCCAAAGGCTTTTCCATTGATTATTTCATCCCTGTAAACGGGAACGGATAATATCGCCTTAATCGAACCTGATTCACGTTCCTTAGTAATAAGGTCAAAACCAAGCGCTACTGCAATAATCGGGCCGAAGATTGAGCTACCCCCGATCGCACTCATGATTCCACCGAATATGTTGACGGTATAAGGCAGGTTGTAGATTGAAGAAGTACCGCTGCTGTAGCTGGTTAACTCCTCCAGATAGGTGCCGGTTTCCTTAAGAATATATATCCCACAGATTGTCAAAAGTAAAAACAGAAGACCGATAAAACGGCGACTGGTTAAATGATCCTGTGCTTCTTTGGTTGCAATGAGCCCGATCCTGTGTAAATCCATGTTATACCTCCATTTCACCTGAGATCGGACCTCATAAATCTAACATAGGCTATCCCGAAGAAAAACACCGGCCACATAATGAAAACAATTAGTTTTATCCATTGATCTTCTATTAAAGTCCAGAATGTGGGTTCTTCGATGGTCTGGTCTATGTCGGAGTCAACAAAGTCTAGGTCGAATTTGTTGATTACATACCCTGAAGGCATTGTAATTGGAAGAGTTATCTGCTGGTATACATATCTTATTGAAAATGTATTGAAAAAACCGTAAATTGCCATACTATTTCCATTGTATTCATCCATAGCCTCCTGATACGCAGCGTACTGGGCGGAAGAGGCCATGTCCGGGATATCCTCCGGGGGGTCTCCAACTAACAAATAAGTTCCTAATGCGCCTCCGCCTGTGGGAATTATGAACAGCATGATAAAAACAATTGCAAGTGCCAAAATCAACGAACCGCTGCTTGTATTCGTTATCACGGATGTCATTAATGAAACTGTGAATGATGCAATCATGAAGAGCAGGGTTATCAGCCAGATCAGGCCTATACCCATTATTTCGTCTATATCCGGAACAATGCCAAGGATCAGCATAACCGCGAAGATGATGATAAAACCGGCTATACTTATTGCAGTCAGGGCCATTATACCCCCTATCGCCTTTCCGTTTATCAGTTCATCCCTGTATAGCGGCTGTGAAAGGATTGTTTTTATCGAACGTCCTTCTCTTTCTCCTGAAATGAGATCAAAACCAAGTGCAAGTCCGATAACTATCCCAAGACCATCAACACCGATGGAACTTACAATTCCTGAAAAAACCCTTAACGCCGAAGGTTGGAATAATAAATATTCACCGCTGGTTCCACTTTTGTAGCTCTCAAGCGCATTATTGTAGTCATCGACACCGCTTGCCGTCTCAATCACGAGTACTAGGCAGAAGATGATCATTATCCAGAACAGCCTTTTGCTGAGGATATGATCGATAAACTCTTTTTTTGATATTATCGCAAGCCTTGTAAGATCCAACGTCTATTCCCTCCTGTAGACTTTCAGGAAGAGATCTTCAAGCCCCGGTCGGTCAAGGTACATCTCGGTTATACCGGAGCAGTGATCTTTTAACTTCTCTGCAAGAACGGGACGGATATCATTTTCGACCGAGATTTCTATTCCTTCCTTTGTCCTTTCGATCTCAAGAATGGCGGGATTTTTAATCGATTCGATCTCAGTGTAAAGGTTCGGTTTAATGGATTTGATAACAATCTTTTGTCTTGTGCCACTCTGCCTGATAAGTTCGTCCTCGACTTCCTCGACTGATCCTTTCGCGACAAGTCTTCCCTGCGAGATTATTCCGAGTGTAGTGCACACTGCCCTAACCTCCGAGAGGATATGGGAGCATATGAGGACGGTCTTCCCTTCCTTTTCGAGCTCTTTTATAATCTCCCTGTACCTCAATACTCCCTCCGGGTCCAGGTTTGCAGTCGGTTCGTCGAGGATTACTACCTTCGGGTCGTTCAAAAGAGCAAGTGCAAGCCCGAGCCTCTGGTTCATTCCCCTCGAATATTCGCCGACTTTCTGGGTAACTCCATTGAGCCTGACGCTTTTCAGTAGCCTTTCGATTCTTTCTTCCCTCTCGCTCTTTTCTATCGGGTAGAATTTTCCGAGGTAGTCGAGGTTCTCGTATCCTGTCAGGTTCCTGTAGAATCCGACATCTTCAGGAAGATAGCCGAGGATCTCCTTTCCCTTTAGGGGGTTTAGTGCGACATTGACCCCATCTATCGTGCATATGCCGGATGTAGGTTCGATCATTCCCGTAAGCATCAGGATAGTCGTGCTTTTTCCTGCCCCGTTAGGACCAAGGAATCCGAATACTTCCCCGTCTTCTACTTCGAGATTCAGGTTGTCAACGGCGTTTTTTCCGTTGTATTCTTTGGTGAGATTTTCAGTTTTTATCATGTACTTCCCGTTATTGACTGTATTTTGTTCTCCGGAGTAATTTGGGAAACCTCAATGCTTTCCCTGGATTATTAAAACAGACATCTTATTTGGCTATTTATTACGTACCTAACTCTGCCTGTTTAAAATTAATATATAATTTAATATTATATCCTGTTTCTCGGACAAAGTACGAATTGATTTATAGTTCACAAAAAAATTATTTTTATATTATGACTGAATATCAATAATTTCGCCGGTATGTGCATCAATAATACCATAATGTATACTTCCGTCTGCTGTTGTAAACGGGAGTTCCCAGATCAGTTTTATCGGACTTGTTACATAACCGTCCTCTATGTCCATATAATAAGAAGTATCAAGCCACTGAAGGTTAGGGAAATAATAATAGCCAAGGCGCTGGCAGTACTCTATATCCACATCATTACCATCGTTGTTCTCCTTTAGCTGGGCTTCAAGTATCTCTTTTGCCTCGTCAATTGTGATATCAGGTACCTCTGATAAAGTTGTGATTTGAGACAGAATGTCAGGATTCCTCTGGCAAACAGAAAGTACATCGACACAGTTGAGAGTCATATCATAAATCACATTTGAGCAATCATAATGGTAAACAACTCCTTTATATTGAGTACATATTTCAACATTAAGAAATACAGAATTCAAGTCCTCTCCATCATCTCTAATCACTATCAAATCATCTTTGTGTGCATCATATTCATCACCCATTACATTTTTATAGAACTCAATTACATGGTCCTCCGCCTCTTCGGAAGACATTACAAGCTCATCATCCGGGTTAAAATCTGCACTGCCATTAAATGCGTATGAGCATATTACCTTCCTTTCCGGATCATATTTAATATCAACAAATCTCCGGTCAAAATCTTCTGATAGAGCCTTCCTTTCCTCAAGCTTTGTGTTATCCACCACATGGGTAAAAACGATCGCCGGAGCAATATAGGAATAATATTTAGATCCCCAGGAATAACTGTCAAGAGTATCTTCGTCGATCTCAGGAAAAACTCTTATGATTTCCTCTTTTGCCTCCTCGACAAGCGACGCCTTCTCTTCATCACTGTATGGAGGGACAGGATTCTCATCCTGTGGCCAGGGTACCTTTATCGTAGAATTCCCCGAAGAAGAGGCAAGAGCTGGAGTCTCTTTTTCCGTAGGGTGGACCGTTGGTTTCTCTGTAATCCGTGTATTTTCTGTAGTAGAAGTACAACCTGAAATGAAAACCGTAGTTAAGATAATTGCCATTAGCAGGATCAATGAAATTAAATTTATTTTTTTAACCATATTATCACTTTGAATTCCAGCCGATGCTGTTTCAGAAAAATATCTAATTCAATAATATATGTCGTTTCTCGGACAAAGTCCGAACCGATTTGATTTCATTATGCCAGACTAATATATCCTGAAAAAATGGTTTGATTTTAGAGTTATATACCTGATCCAGTTATTCCTGAATTTAGTATAGATCTCATTAATTAAGACAGAGTATATCTTACGTAACCAGTGTTACTAGTAGAACTAGTTAGCTTGGTTGTTATAACATGACTCCGGTGTTCTTCCTGCGTATCTTGATAGGTCTTATATCCTGTACTGACCAACCAAGTTCCAGATGATGTTTCAGAAAACGGACCGAAAGAGAAACGCGTGTTTGACACTGTAAGTCTGACTGTAATCCAGTCTACATCACCGACTATACTCTCGGCCTTTCCAAGAGCCTGGAACTGATCAGAAGAACTGCTGATCCAGTCTCCATCAGCGGTCACGTCATATGGCCCAATTGGTTGCGTATTAGCACTAACAGGCATCGCAAGAACAGCCCCTGCCGCAAGTATCATAAATACCAGCAGGGTTGCTTTTCCAAAGCTGATTTTTTTCATTTTTTTACCTTCTTTTTTATTTTATTGAAGACAACGCTATATCGGGATCATGTCGAAATGCAGGGAATCTGGTCTGAAAGAGACTCCTTAAAACATCGGCTGGTCCTTCTTCGTAATCTTCATTCAGTCGTCTAATCTGGAGCTATATATCATTTCTAAGACAAAATGCGAACTAATTCGTAGTTTGTCCTATTAATATCACGCCCAAAAAAATGCAGAATTTTTTCTTGATTTAGAAAATATATTGTCTCGCTTTTTTTAAGAAAATTTAACGTTGAATATCAAGTTTGTATGAATAGAATTCACAAAAAAATATTTCTTTAGACGCAACTGCGCCCATATAATTTACCAGAGAGTGTCATTTTACACGGAATTCTGAATAAATATGTTTTTCAAAAAGGTTGTAAAAATCATCACTAATGTTATACATTGTAAACCACCCTCTGGTTTGTGATTCAATGACACCTTTTCCTTTAAGAAATCCAAGATGCTTGCTTGTAGTTGATTCCGAATATCCGGTATTTTCAGCAATTTTTTTATTATTGATCCTTGGGTTCTTATAGACCTCTGTAATTATTCTTTTAAGAGTACCGTCACGCATAATTAAAAATAACTCTTTTTCCTCCTTTGAATAAGATGAATCACCGATAAAGTAATGATGTTTTCCGTTTTCACAGATTGACCAGACAGTTCCTTCTGATTCCATAATTTTAAGATGATATTCTAATGTGCCCTTTTTCAGATCGCCATCCCTTAAAATTTCACTAAAATATATGCCTGGATTCCCATCAATAAGCTTATAGATATCGAACCGTATCTGGTTTTCAAGAATATTCTTCCGGGTGACTGTCCTGAACATCATTGGAGGGAAAATGTTGAATGCCATAAAAGCCCTGAATGTTGCGACAAAACCGGGCTGATCTTCGAGAATTCTCGAATAGCATGAGCTATAAAATATACCGAGAACAGTAATTGAAACAATTATCATCATAAAGATGATTTTTGCCCGGTTGATTTTTTTCATCTCTTTATTTCCACCTATTTATTGCGATCATGAAGGGATCGGATCTAATGATCTTTGAATACGGATGGACTCATGTTGCCCTATGATCAGAAATCTACCAGAAATAACGGATTCCTGACGAAACACGCAATGAATGCTTATTCTACTTTTTATTCAGACACATGACTGCCGGGTAGCCATTTCATATGACTCAATAATGCAACAGGAAACATCTGCCAAATTTGATCCAAGCATGGCAGTGGATCATCTCCACATTAAATGAGGACTGCTTGTGCCCCCCACTGCCCATGCTAAAGAATATATTCCGATATATTAAACGTCTTATTGAACAATCGTCTACACATTTGTGAGAGATCTCGTTCAATGATCTGAAAAAAACGAATTTCTATCCAATGCAGTCCCACACGCAGAATTTATGAAATAAAATGGCTGAAAAAAACTCAGTGATCGGAAGAGGCATAAAGGAGCCCAGATACCTGTTGGTTATTTCTTTTTTTATTGCGTTTTAAAGATGTATGAACATGGTTTGGCAGAATCATATCCAGACGATATTATCATATGCAGGGAATTTAGAAGACATTTATTTTAGATGCCGGTATTTATGGCATTTCATACATAAGCAGATAACGATCAAAAACAATATATATTACCAAGTGAAAATTACTTTAAGCCTTTGTTCAGTTCTGGACAGGTCAATCCGGATGATTGATGCAGTTTGTACGGGTTCTTTAGAAGAACACGGACTTTTGAAACTGTTTTCTAGATTTTCCATGAAACAGTGCCTGGAACAACTGTTTCATATCAACTTTTAGATCTAATTGAATTCACTGGTATTTACTTGTACCTGCAAGACTGAATTGAACATCTGATTAACAATATTTTTTCAAGTTTAGCAGTGAATAAATAAAATGTTGTCATTATTACGCTGATTTAAAGTTTCAATCAAAAAGATCCATAAAAAATCCAGTATAAATTATTCTATTTTTCTTCCTGATCCTTAACGTCGCTCCAGAATTTCTTATCCCTTCTCCAGATGACAACTTCATAGATCATCATAATCGCAAGAATCAGGCACCCTCCGAGGAAGAAGGCGATTATGAACAGGTGGACCAGAGCCTCAGGGGTTTCAGCTTCAGACCCGGCGACAGTAGACTCAGGGACCGCGTCATAGTCCGTGTACTCCTCTCCTAATAAAGCCGTCTCTGACGAAGCATTCCCTTCCACCGTGCCTTTAGCCGCATACGCTTCCGTTGAAGTCACACGTGTCCTGTTATCTCCTTCGGAATACACCGCCTGGGTACCGGAGACTTCAGCAGGCGACACTCCGGAGGCATATGTCATCATGACATCATTAGATGAAATCGTTCCCGATTCCTGGGGGAAGAAATTAAATGACGGCGAGACAGCCACCATCGCAAGAGTCGCTATCAGAAGTATTGCAAAAACGGATGCATATTTCAGGAGCGTATCCTTGATATCCCCGCCGGAAGGAGCCACGATAACGAGCCTGTCGTTGACACCGTAGACTTTGACCTCCCGTCCCTTCTCGCTGTATTTGATCTTTCTTACTTCGATCAGTTCGGCGTCGAGAAGATTTTCGACATGGTATTTTACGGTGGTCATCGGCTGGTTCATCCTTTCGGAGATCTCCGAAAGAGTCAGATCGCCCTCTTTTAAGGCGGAAAGGATAGCGGTGGCACTTTCGTTAGCCATCGCCTTGCCGATCTTTTTCGCCCTTTCATCGCCGGGCTCGAGAACCAAAACCCCTTCTGACATTACCTTATTTTTATTTTAGTAATTCACTAATCATATTCTTTCCCTGGAGCAGTGCTTCGGTCAGATTCTCCTTTTCCGTCCCGACACCCTGCGCAAGGCCCGGCTTTCCGCCGCCTTTTCCGCCGATCATACCGCAGACTTTTGTGATCAGGTCGGCGGCATTGATCCTTTCGGTTCCCGACGCCGCAACAACATGAATTCTGTCCTCTCCGCCTGCAACAAGGCCCACTCCGCCTTCATTTGCAAACTTCGTGGCAATACTCACGAGCTCCTTCGGGGATGCGTTCACCTCGTGGACTGCAACGGATATCCCTCCGATCTCCTCGGAAGAAAGACCCTCCAGCCTGAGTTCGCCAAGCTCCTTACCCAGCTTTTCGATCTCCTTCTTCTGATCCTTCCATTCGGTGAAGAATCTGTCGACCGACGAAGGGAGGTTCTCCCTCTGGACGCTGAGAGTCTGGCATGAAGAATCAAGCAGACCTTCCATCTTCTCCATATATGCAATCGCTGAGAGACCCGCAGCAAACTCGACCCTCTCTATGCCGTCCTGGACATGCTCGACACGGATTATCTTGAGGCAGCCGATCTCTCCCGTGCTCCTGCAGTGCGTTCCCGCACACGCCTGGACATCCCCGGAGACCTTCACGATACGGATCATCTTTCCGGGCGGAACACCTCCCTGGTAGAGATCGAAGCCGTACTTCTGCTCCGCGGTCGTCCGGTCCTCCCATTCGATGACGATCTTCTGATTCTCGAGTATAATCCGGTTCGCCTCGATCTCGATCTTTTGGAGCTCTTCTGGAGTTATGTGTTTGAAGTGCCGGAGATCGATCCTTGAGCTTTCAAATCCTTTCTGGGCTCC
Above is a window of Methanolacinia paynteri DNA encoding:
- a CDS encoding ABC transporter permease, producing MDLHRIGLIATKEAQDHLTSRRFIGLLFLLLTICGIYILKETGTYLEELTSYSSGTSSIYNLPYTVNIFGGIMSAIGGSSIFGPIIAVALGFDLITKERESGSIKAILSVPVYRDEIINGKAFGGIIVLAITTSIVFVLAFAVLLVHSIVPGITEMSYIFMFWLFTVLFLSGIFIMSLMISTFSKTSGMSLVFSLLALLFITSVIYTAGSYATEFIMGPDPSTEYQYIDSLDNNELYQMSVDYNKNKDELMQFVEYISIRMDYWELSKVLTWPQHCRDSSGSWREEFEKGLPPVGETLASIWGYILFLIAYPVVFFGIAYVRFMRTDLR
- a CDS encoding ABC transporter permease, with translation MDLTRLAIISKKEFIDHILSKRLFWIMIIFCLVLVIETASGVDDYNNALESYKSGTSGEYLLFQPSALRVFSGIVSSIGVDGLGIVIGLALGFDLISGEREGRSIKTILSQPLYRDELINGKAIGGIMALTAISIAGFIIIFAVMLILGIVPDIDEIMGIGLIWLITLLFMIASFTVSLMTSVITNTSSGSLILALAIVFIMLFIIPTGGGALGTYLLVGDPPEDIPDMASSAQYAAYQEAMDEYNGNSMAIYGFFNTFSIRYVYQQITLPITMPSGYVINKFDLDFVDSDIDQTIEEPTFWTLIEDQWIKLIVFIMWPVFFFGIAYVRFMRSDLR
- a CDS encoding ABC transporter ATP-binding protein, which translates into the protein MIKTENLTKEYNGKNAVDNLNLEVEDGEVFGFLGPNGAGKSTTILMLTGMIEPTSGICTIDGVNVALNPLKGKEILGYLPEDVGFYRNLTGYENLDYLGKFYPIEKSEREERIERLLKSVRLNGVTQKVGEYSRGMNQRLGLALALLNDPKVVILDEPTANLDPEGVLRYREIIKELEKEGKTVLICSHILSEVRAVCTTLGIISQGRLVAKGSVEEVEDELIRQSGTRQKIVIKSIKPNLYTEIESIKNPAILEIERTKEGIEISVENDIRPVLAEKLKDHCSGITEMYLDRPGLEDLFLKVYRRE
- a CDS encoding PepSY domain-containing protein — encoded protein: MVKKINLISLILLMAIILTTVFISGCTSTTENTRITEKPTVHPTEKETPALASSSGNSTIKVPWPQDENPVPPYSDEEKASLVEEAKEEIIRVFPEIDEDTLDSYSWGSKYYSYIAPAIVFTHVVDNTKLEERKALSEDFDRRFVDIKYDPERKVICSYAFNGSADFNPDDELVMSSEEAEDHVIEFYKNVMGDEYDAHKDDLIVIRDDGEDLNSVFLNVEICTQYKGVVYHYDCSNVIYDMTLNCVDVLSVCQRNPDILSQITTLSEVPDITIDEAKEILEAQLKENNDGNDVDIEYCQRLGYYYFPNLQWLDTSYYMDIEDGYVTSPIKLIWELPFTTADGSIHYGIIDAHTGEIIDIQS
- a CDS encoding winged helix-turn-helix transcriptional regulator, which gives rise to MKKINRAKIIFMMIIVSITVLGIFYSSCYSRILEDQPGFVATFRAFMAFNIFPPMMFRTVTRKNILENQIRFDIYKLIDGNPGIYFSEILRDGDLKKGTLEYHLKIMESEGTVWSICENGKHHYFIGDSSYSKEEKELFLIMRDGTLKRIITEVYKNPRINNKKIAENTGYSESTTSKHLGFLKGKGVIESQTRGWFTMYNISDDFYNLFEKHIYSEFRVK
- a CDS encoding ArsR/SmtB family transcription factor yields the protein MSEGVLVLEPGDERAKKIGKAMANESATAILSALKEGDLTLSEISERMNQPMTTVKYHVENLLDAELIEVRKIKYSEKGREVKVYGVNDRLVIVAPSGGDIKDTLLKYASVFAILLIATLAMVAVSPSFNFFPQESGTISSNDVMMTYASGVSPAEVSGTQAVYSEGDNRTRVTSTEAYAAKGTVEGNASSETALLGEEYTDYDAVPESTVAGSEAETPEALVHLFIIAFFLGGCLILAIMMIYEVVIWRRDKKFWSDVKDQEEK